The Halotia branconii CENA392 region CGTTTCACTAAAATACCCAATAATAATAGCTGTTTATTAACTAGTAATTTTATTGTTAATTGGCATTATTACTTCAATTACTTGTTAGGACTTACGCACTTACAACTAAAGTATAATTGGCAAATAATACGATTAAAATAACTTGGGATAACAGACAATTACTCATTACTGTAATTACGAGGATTCACCTCAAAAACTGTTTCGTCCTCACAATCATCATCGTATAAATCCATTGGAGAAATCGGTTCATCTTCTAAGCCTTCAATTAAGCTCATATTTGCAGTCTTTTGAGACCAAACATCTGTGTTAAGTGCGGTGTCAGAGATGCTCAAAAGAGATTGCTGTGACAGTAAACTTTTTAGGGTTTGAAACTTCTCTAAGGAAAATAAAGCACCATTGAGGGTAGCAGTTTCTCTATCAGCATCAGAGAGGATAGTCTGAAATAAGCAGGTGTTCGTCAGATTAGCAGTTTGAAGATTAGCACCTGTAAGGTTAGCACCTGTAAGGTTAGCACCTGTAAGGTTAGCACCTGTAAGGTTAGCACCTGTGAGATTAGCGCTTGTAAGGTCAGTGCCTGTAAGATTAGCACCTGTAAGATTAGTATCTGCTAAATTTGCTCCTATAAGTACTGCATTTGATAAATTGGTCTGCTCAAGATTTACCCCAGTTAGCATGACTTGCAATAAATATGCACCTGAGAGGTTGAGTTTAGCTAGAGAGTGTATTCGCTTTGTAAAAGTGGTATTAGATAAAACTGCTGCTCTACCAATCAATACTAGCAGTGCTTCTGGATAAAACTCTGTCACGTTGGCTGGATTACCACAAGGGCAAAAGGAAACTTTTATTTCTTGATAGCCAGCGCTGAGTAATAAAAATACGTTGAGTCCCACATTGGCATTTATGTGTTCAACGTTCACAGGATTTTGCAATGTGTGAAAATAAGTTAAGACTTGGTGTGCTATCCCTTCATCTAACCAACGACCTTGACAGTAAGCCCGCCAAAAAGATTCTAGACGTGGTAAAAAAATTTCCCAAGTAAAATCGCTGGTTTGCTGCTGTAAGCTTTTAATCACCAGTTCGGTAATTTCTGGAGTAAGAATGCCATAACCGAGTAATTGATAGAGATGCTGGGCGATACTACTAGCAGAATCAAGGATAAAACTGAGTGTTCCATAAACATCAGCTTGACGTTGAGTCAGGATTTGTAATTGAGCAGCAATAGCTTCAGCGCAGAGGTACTCTCCTAATTTGGGGTGAGAAAATTCTGTATTAATTGTTTGTGATACCTGAGAACTGACAAAAGAGCGAAAATAAAAAGCTGGTAAGATATTTGTGCTTAATTCCGCAGACAAGGTAACTTGATGACGATCGCCATGTAAAATTTGTAGAGCGATCGCTTGCATTTGAGTCAGCAAATCTTGGGGATGGCGACCAAAAAGTAGGTTGGCAATGGCTTCTGGTGTTCTATGAATATGAGCTGATCCTGACCGTAGTAACATTGTCTTAATCCCGCCAGTCAGAGGATAACCCAATAACCATCGGCTCAGACGATGATAAATTTCCCATAGTAAAGCAGTGTCGGTAGTTTGCAACACTTGATTATCTAAAAATCCGTCACGGTGCAAAACACCCAACAAATAAAGCATCAAGGGTTGACGGACAAGGTTAGAGAGTTCTGATAACTGAGATTTACTGGTAAATAACCCTGCTTGCTTCAAAAATGTAAAGTAATTTTGAGCAATAGGTAAAGACTGCACTGTCGCCCATTGCTGAAACCATTGTTTTAGTTGGTCAGCTTCTAAAGGTTGAATGGTAATTCGCTGCCATTGCAACGATATTTCTGGGGAAATTTCTTGTAAAGTCGCTGTTCGACTAGTCAACAAAATTTTATGTCGGCGTTCAGATTGCAATTTTAATAACTGCTGAATAAAAATTGCCTGTGTTCTTTTACCTTGACTAGAAGGAGGTAATTCATCTAGACCATCAAGCAGTAACAGACATTGAGGATAATCTTGCTCTAGCCAAGTGGTAAGGTCGGTGTGAAAATTACTAGGAAAACCAGAATTGAGAGTTTCAGTTAAAGTACTGCCATACTTGACATCTCGTAGTCGGATAATAATCGGCATCCAAGTAGGGTAAAGTTCCTGGGCTACTTGCGCCGCCCAAATTTGACAAAAACTGGTTTTACCATAACCGGATTCCGACTCAACTACAGCAATAGTTGATAAATCAGCTAGTTGCTGTTGCGCCCATATTTTCAAATCAACTGATGAAGTAGTCTTTTCTTGGAGTGGTAAACCAACCAGAGGAACATAGATATCCTTGAGGGCGAAGGATTCTATTAGCAAAGGTGTACTCAGGCTTTGTAGTAAACTTGCCCGGTAGTTTTCTCGGTGCAAATCAATTTTGTCACCTACTATAGAAGCGGAATTTTGGATATCACCAGCAATTCCCAAACGGAAAAATTTTTGCAGTTGGGCTAAAGGAGGAGCATTTTGGGCAACTACTGTTAACAAATGTCCATCCAGGGCGGATGTTAAACGCTGCGTTAATAGTTTAGCCTCTAGTTCCTCTGCACCATTGGCGATAAACCAAGCTACCGTGGCGTTATTTATTTGTTGCACCAGAAATGAATCTGCCACCAAAGAAAGGGCTTGTTCGGCTTGAGTGTCACTCAGTTTTCCAGGGTTAAGAGTTTTTAATAGCCCTTGCAATTGAACATCTTGCAGAAGAGATTTACCGATTCCCTGTTTAATTACTGGTTGGGAGGGTATCATCGCCCGATTTAGCCAAGGTCTTTGTAGACTTTCTTCTTGGTCTAAAATTTGTCGTAATCCTCTAAGATAAGCAATCTGAAACGTCAGCCATGTACCCTCATTGCGTTTTAAGGCCTTTTTTTGGCTTAAACTACGTAATAAATTTTCGCTCAACAAAGCAATGATAGTGATGTCTTCCCCAACAGCGCCTAATGGTAGTTCTAAAACCTCTGCTAGGGTACAAATATCAAACGGCATGAGGCTTTTACCTTCCATATCCTGAACAATCCGGTAGGCAATACCTGCCAACTGTCCAGATAAAAACTCTGTGATGGAATTGATTTCGATATGTCGTTCTGCCAGCCAATGCTGAATATTGAAGTTCATTTAATTACATGGTTAGTAGCTGCCTATGGCAATTATCATCCATTTATCAGTAGACGAAAACAGGTAACAATGGGAAGGACTAAGCCTAGCGTGAAAAAGCAAGGGAGTAGCACTTCGGCTTCGCTCAGTGACCGGGGGCAGGGAGCAGGGAGCAGGGGGAGCAAGCCCTGCTCTTCTTGGGCGCTCGAACTTAGGCGGAGTACAAGCTCCGTTTCAGCCTCTCCCCTTTGCTAAGAGTTCCCTGTTCCTCTGCTTCTTTTGACTAGAAAAAACGGTGCTTGTGTATTTGAGCAAAATATGAGCGATCGCCCTTTAAAATTATTATTAGTTGACCAAGACCCTATCTTCCAGCTGGGACTACGGGTAGCCTTAGAAGAAATCCATAACATCCAAGTGGTATCGACGGTAGAAACCGATACCGCCGCCTTGCAAGTATTAGCAGAACTTGCCCAGCAAGACCCCAACTTAGTAAATTTGGTCATTTTAGAATTGGGTAATGGTCGCTCTCTTGACAGTCAGCAGCAAGGTTTACAACTTTGTCGGCAACTAAAAACTCAATATCCTAATCTACCGATTTTACTTTTTAGTTTTATCCGAGAACCAGAAATACTGCTGCTAGCAAAATCTGCTGGTGTCAATGGTTACTGCCCTAAAGGTACTTCTATTACCCAATTAGTCGCGGCAATGGAAGAAGTAGTAGCTGGCGGTTCTTATTGGTTGAATGAAAGAGTAACAGATAGAAGTATCAGTAAATTAGTAGCTGAGGAAAATCAAAATTCCTCACGCCTTCCTGTTTCCTCACTTCCTTTTGCTAGATTACGCCATAATTGGCATTTGTCAGGAATTGGTTATATTGATGCCACATTAAAAGCAGTTACAGACCAATTACACATTCCCGGATTACCACTAATAGATAAAGCAGTGCTGGCTGGACAGCGACGAGAACTACTAGCAGCTCGTTGGCTACTCAGTCGTTTATTAATTTCACCACAAGAAAGACAACAAAAACAGCAACAATTTATTTTTTCTACTCAACAAGAGCCTACTATCTCTTCACTCAGTAGCACTATTGTCTGGCAAACCTCACCACCTTTACTCAGCCCTAGAGCGCTACAAGCTACTTTATTTTCATCTTGTGTCACTAAACTGCAATTTTCTTTACAAAATGTGACAAATGTGGCTTTAGAAATTGATATTTTTCGGGAAGAGAAGAAGCGGGAATTACTTTATTTAATTTTGCAAAAACTGGCTCAACAATTGGATGAACTGCGAATTGCTGAAATTACAATCAATCAATTAGGAGATTTAAAAAGTACTATATTACTTGATTTATGGCAATCAACAATTACAGATTTTTTTGGTAAGTTTTCACGATTGCAATTAGGGAAGCAAAATATCGAAATTGTGAATTTATTACTGCAAAATCCTGGAGTTGTCCAAGCAGAAATTTTAAATAAAATTCCTTTAGTTGGAGAGTTATTTGCTTATTTATTATTTCAGATAGATTTACAAATTGATAATACCTCTTACCCAGCGGGAAGCTCTGAAGCCAAGTCTCAAGCCGAAATAATTTTAGAAAATTTGCTGATTCAAGTAGCAAATGGTGTAGTGCAGCCGTTACTGAACTCTTTGGCAGATGTAGAAGTAATTAAACAGAATTTTTATGACCGGAAATTGATTTCTACGCGAGATATTGAACGTTTTAGAAATGATTTGTCATGGAAATATCGTTTGAATAATTATGTTAAAGAAGCTCAAAGAACTTTTGAAAGCCGTTATGAGTTATTTGTCTTAGCGCC contains the following coding sequences:
- a CDS encoding pentapeptide repeat-containing protein yields the protein MNFNIQHWLAERHIEINSITEFLSGQLAGIAYRIVQDMEGKSLMPFDICTLAEVLELPLGAVGEDITIIALLSENLLRSLSQKKALKRNEGTWLTFQIAYLRGLRQILDQEESLQRPWLNRAMIPSQPVIKQGIGKSLLQDVQLQGLLKTLNPGKLSDTQAEQALSLVADSFLVQQINNATVAWFIANGAEELEAKLLTQRLTSALDGHLLTVVAQNAPPLAQLQKFFRLGIAGDIQNSASIVGDKIDLHRENYRASLLQSLSTPLLIESFALKDIYVPLVGLPLQEKTTSSVDLKIWAQQQLADLSTIAVVESESGYGKTSFCQIWAAQVAQELYPTWMPIIIRLRDVKYGSTLTETLNSGFPSNFHTDLTTWLEQDYPQCLLLLDGLDELPPSSQGKRTQAIFIQQLLKLQSERRHKILLTSRTATLQEISPEISLQWQRITIQPLEADQLKQWFQQWATVQSLPIAQNYFTFLKQAGLFTSKSQLSELSNLVRQPLMLYLLGVLHRDGFLDNQVLQTTDTALLWEIYHRLSRWLLGYPLTGGIKTMLLRSGSAHIHRTPEAIANLLFGRHPQDLLTQMQAIALQILHGDRHQVTLSAELSTNILPAFYFRSFVSSQVSQTINTEFSHPKLGEYLCAEAIAAQLQILTQRQADVYGTLSFILDSASSIAQHLYQLLGYGILTPEITELVIKSLQQQTSDFTWEIFLPRLESFWRAYCQGRWLDEGIAHQVLTYFHTLQNPVNVEHINANVGLNVFLLLSAGYQEIKVSFCPCGNPANVTEFYPEALLVLIGRAAVLSNTTFTKRIHSLAKLNLSGAYLLQVMLTGVNLEQTNLSNAVLIGANLADTNLTGANLTGTDLTSANLTGANLTGANLTGANLTGANLTGANLQTANLTNTCLFQTILSDADRETATLNGALFSLEKFQTLKSLLSQQSLLSISDTALNTDVWSQKTANMSLIEGLEDEPISPMDLYDDDCEDETVFEVNPRNYSNE
- a CDS encoding DUF3685 domain-containing protein, translated to MSDRPLKLLLVDQDPIFQLGLRVALEEIHNIQVVSTVETDTAALQVLAELAQQDPNLVNLVILELGNGRSLDSQQQGLQLCRQLKTQYPNLPILLFSFIREPEILLLAKSAGVNGYCPKGTSITQLVAAMEEVVAGGSYWLNERVTDRSISKLVAEENQNSSRLPVSSLPFARLRHNWHLSGIGYIDATLKAVTDQLHIPGLPLIDKAVLAGQRRELLAARWLLSRLLISPQERQQKQQQFIFSTQQEPTISSLSSTIVWQTSPPLLSPRALQATLFSSCVTKLQFSLQNVTNVALEIDIFREEKKRELLYLILQKLAQQLDELRIAEITINQLGDLKSTILLDLWQSTITDFFGKFSRLQLGKQNIEIVNLLLQNPGVVQAEILNKIPLVGELFAYLLFQIDLQIDNTSYPAGSSEAKSQAEIILENLLIQVANGVVQPLLNSLADVEVIKQNFYDRKLISTRDIERFRNDLSWKYRLNNYVKEAQRTFESRYELFVLAPRGIANTSIYAPRGQELAQLSGIPLVVTLVLEFRDAIAPRLRSLLSFLGSGFVFILTQIIGRGLGLIGRGILQGIGSVSFPEKNFKRNSDRQK